The following are from one region of the Candidatus Shapirobacteria bacterium genome:
- a CDS encoding type II secretion system protein: MRRKESKAKSLSPTIVGVSPFDEREIKRMGFSLIEIVVVVSVMGFILTSITTVLVNSFKAKNRINWADKVEQNGAWVLSEIRKNVINAPGETIELDPADKSWVSLSSIGTTIQCVESADSQIASVSANTVRLSGEEVEVSGCGNFISGTTSPSTGKVVDLSVGFYLSSGLSGGGPSDFVSKYFSSEIKIRN; this comes from the coding sequence ATGAGAAGAAAAGAGTCAAAAGCAAAATCCCTCTCCCCCACTATTGTGGGGGTATCTCCCTTTGACGAAAGGGAGATTAAAAGGATGGGTTTTAGTTTGATTGAAATAGTGGTGGTGGTATCAGTGATGGGGTTTATCCTGACTTCTATAACTACCGTTTTGGTTAATTCTTTTAAGGCGAAAAACAGGATCAATTGGGCGGATAAGGTGGAGCAGAATGGGGCTTGGGTATTGTCGGAAATCAGAAAAAACGTGATAAATGCTCCGGGAGAGACAATCGAATTGGACCCGGCGGATAAATCTTGGGTTTCCTTGTCGAGCATAGGGACGACAATTCAATGTGTGGAGTCGGCAGATAGCCAAATTGCATCGGTGTCGGCGAATACCGTTCGGCTGAGCGGCGAAGAAGTGGAGGTGAGCGGTTGCGGGAATTTTATCAGCGGGACGACTTCCCCATCGACAGGAAAAGTGGTCGATTTGAGCGTGGGATTTTATTTGAGCTCCGGCCTATCGGGCGGTGGCCCGAGTGACTTTGTTTCGAAATACTTTTCCTCGGAAATAAAGATAAGAAATTGA
- a CDS encoding prepilin-type N-terminal cleavage/methylation domain-containing protein — MKKIKNGHAFRQTGFTLFELLITISIIAIITAIATVSYSNAQKKGRDARRMQDMKNIQTAAEQYYLMNNSVYPPVGTVAAFSSGLISGGFLQAWPVDPKNVTPYTVTGGFVVGVPDYCVCAQLENTTAGNSINASCNFTGVGNKTHYCVKNQQ, encoded by the coding sequence ATGAAAAAAATAAAAAATGGCCATGCCTTTCGGCAGACAGGCTTTACTTTGTTTGAACTTTTGATAACAATTTCCATAATCGCAATAATTACGGCGATTGCGACGGTGTCTTATTCGAACGCGCAAAAGAAAGGGCGGGATGCGAGAAGGATGCAGGATATGAAAAATATTCAGACGGCGGCGGAGCAGTATTATTTGATGAATAATTCAGTGTATCCACCAGTGGGAACAGTTGCTGCTTTTAGTAGTGGTTTAATCAGCGGAGGTTTTTTGCAGGCTTGGCCTGTTGATCCCAAGAATGTGACACCATATACGGTTACCGGAGGTTTTGTTGTTGGTGTACCGGATTATTGCGTATGCGCACAGCTTGAAAATACGACTGCAGGAAATTCTATTAATGCTAGCTGTAATTTTACGGGGGTTGGCAATAAGACTCATTATTGTGTTAAGAATCAACAATGA
- a CDS encoding ATP-dependent DNA helicase RecG, whose translation MNSLSEIPLLGPKTIEKLKKLNIHTPADLINHFPVRYIDFSKITKISDLELDSSSTVTGKIISFQNIYTRYGKNIQKAVVADQSGQINLIWFNQPYLSKNLPIGQTFSFAGTVSLFQNKKTIISPEYGAYNTGKIIAVYPETKGLSSKWFRKIIQTNILSLSANITENLPALILKKFHLVDKKQAYLQIHIPSGVAHLNLARNRLAVDEILSLQALSYLKKQKWLTYRPKKIFKLSKIFDSQITDFIKTLPFKLTKTQEIAWEEIRGDLTSKTAPTNRLLQGDVGSGKTIVAMLSCILASQNKSVSLLIAPTEILAKQHFDNFCQLLNHQKIPVYLLTAHSKIDLKKIENNSVLVATHAAIFKKSELKRKIGLLIIDEQHKFGVEQRSFLSSSSNPPHCLTMTATPIPRTISLTLLGNLDLSLLDSLPQNRLKIKTFLVPKAKSVDCYHWIKKTVQTTHQQVFYVCPFIEPSETLSTVKSAIHEFDHLKNTVFPDLKLDLIHGKMKTPDREKIINKFRENKTNILVTTPIIEVGIDIPNASVIVIQSADRFGLAQLHQLRGRVGRSSNQSYCYLFTESDNEKAIKRLNYLAENHHGQKIAEYDLSLRGPGEVFSTLQHGFPSLKIASFSNASLINQCQQILKYILDTTPAFDLHQLVNHTFFNDSLSS comes from the coding sequence ATGAATTCTCTGTCCGAAATCCCGCTTCTGGGCCCAAAGACCATCGAGAAACTAAAAAAACTAAATATCCACACCCCCGCAGATCTGATCAATCACTTTCCAGTTAGATATATAGACTTTTCAAAAATTACCAAAATTTCGGATTTAGAGCTAGACTCTAGCTCAACTGTTACCGGAAAAATAATTAGTTTTCAAAATATTTATACCCGCTATGGGAAAAATATCCAAAAGGCAGTCGTAGCCGATCAAAGCGGCCAAATCAATCTAATCTGGTTTAACCAACCCTACCTTTCAAAAAACCTGCCCATCGGCCAAACTTTTAGTTTCGCCGGCACGGTTTCTCTTTTCCAAAACAAAAAAACCATAATAAGTCCGGAATACGGAGCTTACAATACCGGCAAAATTATCGCTGTTTATCCCGAAACCAAAGGTCTGTCGTCAAAATGGTTTCGCAAAATTATTCAAACCAATATTCTCTCGCTATCCGCCAATATAACCGAAAATTTACCCGCCTTGATCTTAAAAAAATTCCACCTTGTAGATAAAAAACAAGCTTACCTCCAAATCCACATTCCCTCAGGCGTTGCCCATCTCAACCTGGCCCGAAACCGTCTGGCCGTCGACGAGATTCTCTCTCTGCAAGCGCTCTCTTACTTGAAAAAACAAAAATGGTTAACCTATCGGCCCAAAAAGATATTTAAATTATCCAAGATTTTTGACTCCCAAATCACTGACTTTATAAAAACTCTGCCCTTCAAACTCACCAAAACTCAGGAAATTGCCTGGGAGGAAATAAGAGGGGACTTAACTTCAAAAACCGCCCCCACTAATCGTTTACTTCAGGGCGACGTCGGCTCCGGAAAAACTATTGTTGCCATGCTTTCCTGTATTTTAGCCTCTCAAAACAAAAGCGTTTCTCTTTTAATTGCCCCCACCGAGATTCTAGCCAAACAGCATTTTGACAATTTTTGCCAATTATTAAATCACCAAAAAATCCCCGTCTATCTTCTTACCGCCCATTCAAAAATCGACCTCAAAAAAATTGAAAATAATTCCGTTCTCGTTGCCACTCACGCCGCCATCTTCAAAAAATCCGAGTTAAAAAGAAAGATAGGGTTACTCATAATCGACGAACAACACAAATTTGGTGTCGAACAAAGATCCTTCCTCTCTTCTTCTTCCAATCCTCCTCATTGTCTCACCATGACTGCCACCCCAATCCCTCGGACCATCAGTCTGACTCTTTTAGGAAATCTTGATCTCTCGCTTCTCGACAGTCTCCCCCAAAACAGGCTAAAAATAAAAACCTTCCTCGTCCCCAAAGCCAAATCAGTCGACTGTTATCACTGGATTAAAAAAACGGTTCAAACTACCCATCAACAGGTTTTTTATGTCTGTCCTTTTATCGAACCCTCAGAAACTCTCTCCACCGTCAAATCAGCCATCCACGAGTTTGATCACCTCAAAAATACTGTCTTTCCCGACCTGAAACTCGATCTGATTCATGGCAAAATGAAAACTCCCGACCGGGAAAAAATCATCAATAAATTTCGGGAAAACAAAACCAACATTCTCGTCACTACTCCGATCATCGAGGTAGGAATAGATATTCCAAACGCCTCTGTCATCGTCATCCAATCGGCCGACAGATTCGGCCTGGCCCAACTTCATCAGCTTCGTGGCCGTGTCGGCCGAAGTTCAAATCAAAGTTACTGCTATCTGTTTACCGAGTCAGACAACGAAAAAGCAATTAAGCGCCTAAACTATCTTGCCGAAAACCACCACGGCCAAAAAATTGCCGAATATGACCTTAGTCTCCGGGGTCCGGGTGAAGTCTTTTCCACTCTCCAACACGGCTTCCCCTCACTAAAAATCGCCTCATTTTCCAATGCTTCCCTCATCAACCAATGTCAACAGATTCTCAAATACATTCTCGATACAACTCCTGCCTTTGACTTACATCAGTTAGTCAATCACACCTTTTTCAACGATTCTCTCTCCTCATAG
- the rpsP gene encoding 30S ribosomal protein S16, with the protein MLKIKLTPRGTKHHLSYRIVVSEARSKYNGNFADDLGFYTPQTKTLQVNKEKIVDWQKKGAILTVGVDKLLNPKKIPKKTKKTTKDTKAETPKVEEKVKE; encoded by the coding sequence ATGCTAAAAATTAAACTTACTCCAAGAGGGACAAAACATCACCTCAGTTACCGGATAGTTGTCTCCGAAGCCAGAAGCAAATATAACGGAAATTTTGCCGACGATCTCGGCTTCTATACTCCCCAAACCAAAACCCTGCAAGTCAACAAAGAAAAAATCGTTGATTGGCAAAAAAAGGGGGCCATCCTTACTGTCGGCGTAGATAAACTTTTGAACCCCAAAAAAATTCCTAAAAAAACTAAAAAAACCACCAAAGATACTAAAGCCGAAACTCCGAAAGTAGAGGAAAAAGTTAAAGAATAA
- a CDS encoding prepilin-type N-terminal cleavage/methylation domain-containing protein yields MIKISKNGFTLIELLVVITIMGILTIITASQFTLARKRAADSQRKTDISSVAKALQMYYADYGKYPIATDLEGGRGLNVLWGLELKDLTGYTYMKVVPKENILPSPTQYCYVVSPDQKKFSLYTILENTNDPECLKDGSGDLLYTACGRNNAFCFAISSVNNDPLDPDLTIY; encoded by the coding sequence ATGATAAAAATAAGTAAAAATGGATTTACCCTGATTGAGCTTTTGGTGGTAATAACCATTATGGGGATATTGACGATAATCACGGCATCACAGTTTACTTTGGCCAGGAAAAGGGCGGCCGATTCACAAAGGAAGACCGATATCAGCTCGGTGGCCAAGGCCCTGCAGATGTATTATGCCGATTATGGGAAATATCCGATAGCGACTGATTTGGAGGGAGGGAGGGGCTTAAATGTATTGTGGGGATTGGAATTGAAAGATCTTACCGGGTATACATATATGAAGGTGGTACCAAAAGAAAATATACTGCCATCCCCAACTCAGTATTGCTATGTAGTGTCTCCTGACCAAAAAAAGTTTTCTTTGTATACAATCCTGGAAAACACCAATGATCCGGAGTGTCTTAAAGACGGAAGCGGAGACTTGCTTTACACTGCGTGCGGGAGAAATAATGCTTTTTGTTTTGCGATATCCAGTGTTAATAATGATCCGTTGGATCCGGATTTAACTATCTATTAA
- a CDS encoding type II secretion system protein produces the protein MNVRSRGFTLVELVVAITIMGLVITVGVVSLNKFGSTQKIEEAREGLITSLRMARNYAMTGQSMSGVADLKYVTFSVDSEGNVSVFPNDAGAAQYFSKDISPEGVMIGVGTSLRFASYEGKLVDSSGSPVNSGVGFTVFAGDVSRMEDPGGGGLMVRVSASGLINE, from the coding sequence ATGAACGTGAGGTCACGGGGATTTACTTTGGTGGAGTTAGTGGTGGCGATAACAATAATGGGGTTGGTGATAACGGTGGGGGTGGTATCTTTGAACAAATTCGGATCAACTCAAAAAATTGAAGAAGCCCGGGAGGGGCTGATAACCAGCCTGAGGATGGCAAGAAATTATGCCATGACAGGGCAGAGTATGAGCGGAGTGGCGGACTTGAAATATGTAACATTTTCTGTTGACAGCGAGGGAAACGTTTCGGTTTTTCCAAACGATGCTGGCGCGGCTCAATATTTTAGTAAAGATATTTCTCCCGAGGGGGTGATGATTGGGGTCGGGACAAGTTTGAGGTTTGCTTCTTATGAAGGAAAACTGGTGGATTCTTCCGGTAGCCCGGTAAATTCGGGAGTGGGTTTTACTGTTTTTGCCGGTGATGTGAGCCGGATGGAAGATCCCGGCGGAGGCGGGTTGATGGTTAGAGTTTCTGCTTCGGGATTGATAAATGAATAA
- the rpmF gene encoding 50S ribosomal protein L32, protein MTALPKHWPSSRRQGKRRASQTGPKLQKTVSCKHCGQPKMAGYQCSNCKQ, encoded by the coding sequence ATGACAGCCTTACCTAAACATTGGCCATCCAGTCGCCGCCAGGGAAAAAGACGTGCCAGTCAAACCGGCCCAAAACTTCAAAAAACCGTTAGCTGCAAACACTGCGGCCAGCCAAAAATGGCCGGCTATCAATGCTCAAACTGTAAACAGTGA
- a CDS encoding prepilin-type N-terminal cleavage/methylation domain-containing protein produces MRIKSTPTPSFDERRGTTKKLGFSLIELIVVITIIAIITAIATVSFGTTNRKARDGRRQADLERIRMALEVVRQVGTTYPDDSSISVLTSGGFLSAYPVGPSSDTYVYDRQTNYTYFLYARMETGTTIATAVSCTTGNCNYRVTQP; encoded by the coding sequence ATGAGAATTAAATCTACCCCTACCCCCTCCTTTGACGAAAGGAGGGGCACTACAAAAAAACTAGGTTTCAGTTTGATTGAATTGATTGTGGTGATAACTATAATTGCAATAATTACGGCGATTGCGACGGTGAGTTTCGGAACGACGAATAGAAAGGCAAGGGACGGGAGAAGGCAGGCCGATTTGGAGAGAATCAGAATGGCACTGGAAGTGGTGAGACAGGTGGGGACGACATATCCTGATGACTCAAGCATATCAGTATTGACTTCGGGAGGGTTTTTGTCGGCTTACCCGGTTGGGCCGAGTAGCGATACCTATGTTTATGACCGGCAGACTAATTACACCTATTTTCTATATGCCAGGATGGAGACAGGAACAACGATTGCGACTGCGGTATCGTGTACGACCGGAAATTGTAACTATCGGGTGACACAGCCGTAA
- a CDS encoding prepilin-type N-terminal cleavage/methylation domain-containing protein gives MGRKGNAIWSAGFTLTELLIVMSIIALMSVIIIGIINPIALVNKGKDARRKKDLSRIKTAFEEYYNDKGCYPNQAKVDELQNPVNCDSGIIFSPWLTPWPCDPDGDPYEIIVDSSSSCPDEYRAYAYLEFLADRDIPVGWGGISGAGAYTSSPVNYGVSSPNANWYDTTVYPESCGDICNYACRVLDEGNWKQANCSGANCYWAPSTDCQIDLCPGGGLEWWGALGCRE, from the coding sequence ATGGGAAGGAAGGGGAATGCTATTTGGTCTGCGGGTTTTACATTGACGGAATTGTTGATAGTGATGTCAATAATTGCCCTGATGTCGGTGATTATAATCGGGATTATTAACCCAATTGCTCTGGTTAATAAGGGTAAGGATGCCAGGAGAAAAAAAGATTTGTCGAGGATTAAGACTGCGTTTGAGGAATATTACAACGACAAGGGATGCTATCCCAACCAGGCGAAAGTTGATGAATTACAGAATCCGGTAAATTGTGATAGCGGAATTATATTTTCTCCCTGGTTGACTCCGTGGCCGTGCGATCCGGATGGTGACCCGTATGAAATAATTGTGGATTCCAGTAGCAGCTGCCCGGATGAATATAGAGCGTATGCTTACTTAGAGTTTTTGGCCGATCGGGATATTCCTGTTGGCTGGGGGGGTATATCGGGAGCAGGGGCATATACCTCTTCGCCGGTAAATTATGGAGTTTCCAGTCCAAATGCCAATTGGTATGATACAACTGTATATCCCGAATCCTGTGGTGATATCTGTAACTACGCCTGTAGGGTTCTGGACGAAGGCAATTGGAAACAGGCCAATTGCTCGGGGGCAAATTGTTATTGGGCGCCAAGTACTGACTGCCAGATTGATCTTTGCCCCGGAGGAGGACTGGAATGGTGGGGGGCGTTGGGTTGTCGAGAGTGA
- a CDS encoding KH domain-containing protein has protein sequence MAKITETLEYIVKAITPADSAITIEERDENGLLILEIVAPTELIGQIIGKEGKIIKSIRTILNLTYPNTKFTLDIRG, from the coding sequence ATGGCCAAAATCACCGAAACTCTCGAATATATCGTAAAAGCCATTACCCCCGCCGATTCAGCTATCACCATCGAAGAAAGGGACGAAAACGGTCTTTTAATTCTCGAAATTGTTGCCCCCACCGAGCTTATCGGGCAAATCATCGGGAAAGAAGGCAAAATAATCAAATCAATCCGCACCATCCTTAACCTGACTTATCCAAATACTAAGTTTACTCTCGATATCAGGGGTTAA
- a CDS encoding A24 family peptidase, whose translation MEMLLLITIFVLGACFGSFVNMVVYRTAVRYKVLKSKSPKVLKSQERSYCDYCGRQLRWFENVPIISWLTQGGKTRCCAKSLPVSYPIVEITMGILFLINYELRISNYEFNVFFVLELVIITMLVFSAVFDFRYMILPDFSTIILIVIAFAGVFFDEKNVVPYLLAAVGAAGFLLFLHVITKGKGMGMGDVKYAVFMGLLLGPEKTVLAFYVAFVSGAIVGLVLMAVKKVKRKSVIPFGPFLILGTLVAWWWSGSVGFYVQKMLE comes from the coding sequence ATGGAAATGTTGCTTTTGATAACGATTTTTGTCTTGGGGGCGTGCTTTGGGAGTTTTGTGAATATGGTAGTTTATCGAACTGCTGTTCGATATAAAGTCTTAAAGTCTAAAAGTCCAAAAGTCCTAAAGTCTCAAGAAAGGAGTTATTGTGATTATTGCGGAAGACAGTTGAGGTGGTTTGAGAATGTGCCAATAATTTCGTGGCTGACGCAGGGCGGAAAAACCAGATGTTGTGCCAAAAGTTTACCGGTCTCCTACCCTATTGTAGAAATTACAATGGGGATATTATTTTTAATTAACTACGAATTACGAATTTCAAATTACGAATTTAACGTTTTTTTTGTTTTGGAGTTGGTAATAATCACGATGTTGGTGTTTAGTGCGGTGTTTGATTTTAGATACATGATATTGCCGGATTTTTCTACGATAATACTGATTGTTATCGCCTTTGCCGGGGTGTTTTTTGATGAGAAAAATGTAGTCCCTTATTTATTAGCGGCGGTTGGAGCGGCAGGATTTTTACTGTTTTTACACGTGATAACTAAGGGGAAAGGGATGGGGATGGGAGATGTAAAGTATGCGGTGTTTATGGGATTGTTGCTAGGCCCCGAAAAGACAGTACTGGCTTTTTATGTGGCGTTTGTGTCGGGAGCGATAGTGGGATTGGTATTGATGGCGGTAAAAAAGGTAAAAAGAAAATCAGTCATACCATTTGGTCCGTTTCTGATATTGGGGACATTGGTGGCCTGGTGGTGGAGCGGGAGCGTTGGTTTCTATGTCCAAAAAATGTTAGAGTAA
- the rnc gene encoding ribonuclease III, which produces MPHNQNQNQLEKLIGVKFKDPQILNQALIHRSYLNENKNLMLLSNERYEFLGDAVLEMWISETLFKMFPHYSEGDLTNLRALIVCTQNLALVSASYNLGDYIYLSKGEETHGGRTNTSILADTFEAVLGAVFLDRGYKVSFEFLKTALSKNVTEIAKQKIYKDPKSIFQEIAQEVRGVTPHYQTISESGPDHQKTFEVGVFLNDEMIASGTGNSKQKAEENASQKASEIISG; this is translated from the coding sequence ATGCCCCACAACCAGAACCAAAATCAGCTTGAAAAATTAATCGGCGTAAAATTCAAAGATCCCCAAATCCTCAATCAGGCGTTAATCCATCGGTCATATCTCAACGAAAACAAAAATCTCATGTTACTTTCAAACGAAAGATACGAATTTTTGGGTGACGCCGTTTTGGAAATGTGGATTTCCGAAACCCTTTTTAAAATGTTCCCGCACTATAGCGAAGGGGACCTCACCAACCTCCGTGCCCTAATTGTCTGTACCCAAAATTTAGCCCTGGTCTCCGCCTCCTACAACCTTGGCGACTATATCTATTTGTCAAAAGGAGAGGAAACCCACGGCGGCCGGACCAACACCTCCATCCTGGCCGATACTTTCGAAGCCGTTCTCGGCGCCGTCTTCCTCGATCGTGGTTACAAAGTCTCCTTTGAGTTTCTAAAAACTGCCCTCTCAAAAAACGTAACCGAAATCGCAAAACAAAAAATTTACAAAGATCCCAAAAGCATTTTCCAGGAAATTGCCCAGGAGGTTAGGGGAGTCACCCCTCACTACCAAACAATCAGTGAATCCGGTCCCGACCACCAAAAAACTTTCGAAGTCGGAGTATTTTTAAATGATGAGATGATCGCCTCCGGCACCGGTAATTCCAAACAAAAAGCCGAAGAAAACGCCTCCCAAAAAGCCTCCGAAATCATCTCCGGCTAA
- the nusB gene encoding transcription antitermination factor NusB, with the protein MKSKFDPRHIKRIKNMQALFAHACRNSEPITQDTADIIAHLPEIDTIIQENAPKWSIDKINRIDLSILRYALWELIFQKKAPPKVAIDEAIEMAKEFGTETSSSFVNGVIGSAANKLGLLEQNAPQPEPKSA; encoded by the coding sequence GTGAAAAGTAAATTCGACCCCCGTCATATAAAAAGGATCAAAAACATGCAGGCGCTTTTTGCTCACGCCTGTAGAAACTCTGAACCGATCACCCAAGATACCGCCGACATTATTGCCCACCTCCCGGAAATCGATACCATAATCCAGGAAAATGCCCCCAAATGGTCAATCGACAAAATAAATCGAATCGATTTAAGTATCCTAAGATATGCTCTTTGGGAATTAATTTTTCAAAAAAAAGCCCCCCCAAAAGTCGCCATCGATGAAGCCATCGAAATGGCAAAAGAATTTGGCACCGAAACCTCCTCCTCTTTCGTCAACGGAGTAATCGGTTCAGCTGCCAACAAATTGGGGCTACTGGAACAAAATGCCCCACAACCAGAACCAAAATCAGCTTGA
- a CDS encoding type II secretion system protein, which translates to MKNGKLGFTLIELLVAISIIATLTAILLPNFMGARERAKDTQRISDLNAVKNALRMYYNEHQSYPVGFSTCAGLSATLASYLPGMSGIGCTYTVDAAGETFDLCVGLDAGSGDEDIKSQIDCGANTGVCGLAAGTTDKLFVVCAK; encoded by the coding sequence ATGAAAAACGGAAAACTTGGATTTACCCTGATTGAGCTTTTGGTGGCGATTTCGATTATTGCTACCCTGACGGCGATATTGTTGCCGAATTTTATGGGAGCCAGAGAGAGGGCCAAAGATACCCAGCGGATTTCTGATCTCAATGCAGTTAAAAATGCCCTGAGAATGTACTACAACGAGCATCAATCGTATCCGGTTGGGTTTTCTACCTGTGCAGGTTTGTCGGCCACGTTGGCTAGCTATCTTCCGGGGATGAGCGGGATTGGGTGCACTTATACAGTTGATGCGGCCGGTGAGACTTTTGATTTGTGTGTGGGTTTGGACGCGGGAAGCGGCGATGAGGATATAAAATCCCAGATAGATTGCGGAGCGAATACGGGAGTATGCGGATTGGCTGCCGGAACTACAGACAAATTATTTGTTGTGTGCGCAAAATAA
- the pilM gene encoding type IV pilus assembly protein PilM: MSDFFGLDIGMGSIKVVQISGDKSGLSLESIGETKTPNYDWIKSTTKNKPVEEVVAAIRLLLSDLKIKARNVVACLPEDEVISRLIRLPPLKDSEIRDALKFEAETFVPYPLDQVSIDYEIVEKDSAGRLAVFAIAARNELIQAYVKLFKFAGLELLALESPAVAMKRVLNSSVSNVQGIMLIDMGEKYSDIVSLNKKNIAFTRSMSVGGESITRAISVNLGLDMASAEEYKKAYGMKEMELEGKIKNAIAPVFSNMADEIRKAMSLFLEEQGRPVDLLVLSGGGANLPGLAEEITRLLGVEVQVIQPFLHIDTTKLVIPINLASEGCRFSLAVGLGLRGLV, encoded by the coding sequence ATGAGTGATTTTTTTGGCTTGGATATCGGGATGGGTTCGATAAAAGTCGTCCAGATAAGCGGAGATAAATCAGGGTTGTCTTTGGAATCTATCGGGGAGACAAAAACCCCCAACTATGACTGGATAAAGAGTACAACTAAAAATAAGCCAGTTGAGGAGGTGGTGGCCGCAATTAGACTGCTGTTGTCTGATCTAAAAATAAAAGCCAGAAATGTAGTGGCTTGTCTGCCGGAAGATGAAGTAATCAGCCGATTGATTAGACTACCGCCACTGAAAGACAGTGAAATTAGAGATGCGTTGAAGTTTGAGGCGGAGACCTTTGTCCCCTACCCACTTGACCAGGTGTCGATAGATTATGAAATTGTCGAAAAAGATAGTGCCGGAAGATTGGCAGTATTTGCAATTGCGGCTCGAAATGAACTAATTCAGGCGTATGTTAAATTGTTTAAATTTGCGGGATTGGAACTTTTGGCACTGGAGTCTCCGGCGGTGGCGATGAAGAGGGTTTTGAATAGCTCGGTATCGAACGTGCAAGGGATAATGCTAATTGATATGGGAGAAAAGTATTCTGACATTGTTAGCTTGAACAAAAAGAATATTGCCTTTACTCGATCAATGTCGGTGGGGGGTGAGTCTATAACCAGGGCAATTTCGGTTAACTTGGGGTTGGATATGGCCTCGGCGGAAGAATACAAAAAAGCATATGGGATGAAGGAAATGGAACTGGAGGGCAAGATTAAAAATGCGATTGCGCCGGTGTTTAGTAACATGGCGGATGAGATCAGAAAAGCAATGTCACTTTTTCTGGAAGAGCAGGGTCGGCCGGTGGATTTGCTAGTTTTAAGCGGTGGTGGGGCTAATTTGCCGGGATTGGCTGAAGAGATAACCAGATTATTGGGAGTGGAGGTGCAGGTTATCCAACCGTTTTTGCATATTGACACGACTAAGCTAGTGATACCGATAAATTTGGCGTCTGAGGGATGTCGATTTAGTCTGGCGGTGGGGCTAGGATTAAGGGGGTTGGTATGA
- a CDS encoding NYN domain-containing protein, with protein MNSNKVALFIDGENLRHYVEQVLLDGGFKKHEFSILNIDFEKMFKGALSGLNIVTKIYYSAKLQVTPETEKTSRLLVNKQRFLKTRLEKQKYQFLIAGKVRPQLIDDGNKKKIVFKEKGVDVRIAVDLVKSAFDRNFNTVVLCSSDSDLQPAIKEARSRGLEIIYLGFESMPNKGLTFTTNKTILLRSSEIINAIDKTTQLEAFDLQK; from the coding sequence ATGAACAGTAATAAAGTAGCATTATTTATCGATGGAGAGAACCTAAGACACTATGTGGAGCAAGTTTTGCTAGATGGCGGCTTTAAAAAACACGAATTTTCTATCCTAAACATTGATTTTGAGAAAATGTTTAAAGGTGCTTTGAGTGGTTTAAACATAGTAACCAAAATATATTATTCTGCAAAACTTCAGGTCACACCCGAAACAGAAAAAACTTCCCGGTTGTTAGTCAACAAACAAAGATTTTTAAAAACAAGGTTAGAAAAACAAAAGTATCAGTTTTTAATTGCCGGAAAAGTAAGGCCACAACTTATAGACGACGGCAACAAAAAGAAAATTGTATTCAAAGAAAAAGGTGTTGATGTTCGCATTGCAGTTGACCTAGTAAAAAGTGCGTTTGATCGTAATTTTAATACCGTTGTTTTGTGTAGTTCAGATTCTGATCTTCAACCGGCAATAAAAGAAGCCAGAAGTCGGGGGCTAGAAATTATTTACTTAGGATTCGAGTCAATGCCAAACAAGGGGTTAACCTTTACCACCAATAAAACAATTTTACTCAGGAGTTCTGAGATAATAAACGCCATCGACAAAACCACTCAGCTTGAAGCCTTTGATCTTCAAAAATAA